AGcattattttataaaacatgacctgtttactgatttggcacccttactgaaagacgtagtcccacgtcaaaaattaagATGTTACCCTTTCAAGAATTATTTCTACACATCTGCTCTAAGCTACATGATGCAGCTCTGGTCTCAATTTTGGTGGAATAAAAATTGCACTCTCACCCTTCGCCTAAACATAATTTCTGGTGAGATATTTggtgaaaattttggaaaactatTTCACAATCAGCTGTTTTGGAACTCTTTTCACCGGTGGTAACACTAATATATGGTGAATCCAGAATATTAGGAACCGAAAATAGTATCTCAAAAATCCATGTCCATACATAGTGTTTTTCGAACGAGCGAAGATAACGATAGTTTGACGTAACGGGAGCGCAGGATATCAAGGAAGGTCTGTTATTCTAACCCCTAATATGACCGACAGTTGACTTTGGCCGGTGGTTGTCTAATGGCGGCGGGAGCTTCTGAAAACTTCCAGCGCATGCTCTCTGTGGGAACAGCTGATTTCGGAGCGAAAACAACGCTTAAAATTtgcttttcttttatttaaaaaaaaacccggcTCGAAGATTGTTTTGAAAGTTTGTTCCGATCCAAGATTCACCAATATTTTACTAATAATAGTTGAGACATAATTTGGAATTCCCTTGAACGCCCAAATTGAACTAGTTTTCAGCTAACAAATAGTTTATGCTACTGGAGTTTCATGAATAGCAGGAGGTTGAACGGGTTCTTGTGTCTTGTGTGTAAACTACAACAGGAAAGAATAGAAACAGTTTCATTCCACTTCTTCAAATCTTTTCTGCTTCCTTAAACGAATGGCTTTTTTCACAAACATTGTAGAGCGATTCATTTTTTTAAGCGAGCTCCGGCATTGTTTAGCACTGAACATCATTTTGAATAATATGTACCTCTACGAAAAAGTGTATCTCTACGTTTTGTTTGAATGAGAGGAAAAATATTTAAACTTCGAATTTGGATGGTCTACACTTTTAACTCTTATACAGACCAATGGaaattaagtggaaattagcatttggagctcgacagttattcactagacaaaaactgtcttcgacaaagttgttacatataataaagcgctcatttttatgttatcaaaaatattatgttatcaaaaattgtCGAACCATGTTCACCTATgtttataaagataagaaagttatatttttattcCATCGACACTTTTGGTTactctatttttgataacataaaaatgagcgctctattaaatgtaataactttgtcgaagacagtttttgtccagagaataactgtcgagctctaaatgctaatctccacttaaatgcatctcctggatcaTTGTGCAATGCCATAGAGTTGATATGACATTTTTACTCATTGTACCCAATGCCGCGAATATAGTGtattttttactaaaatatGAATATTGTTATTCTATGCTTGATATAAAAATGAGTACAGTGCACAGTATTTTATGGAGATTATAGTTTAGATCGAGAACACTTAACATTCTTCTGGATTATTTAAAGTTATATTGATTCCGTTACattcattaattttttaatCCGTTATTACAGTTTACAATATTCGTTTTTCCATCTAATTCTTACAGCGAGAATTATAAGCTTTCAATAGCGTAATgttgtttttttcgatttttaaacaTCAGTAAACATTGTACTATTCTCTTCTTGACTAAAACGATATGAGAATTTGTACGAGAATCAAGCCACTTGTGAAGTTGGTATTCCTGTCGTTTGGAAGAGTTttctaagaataaaaaaaaatattagcgcAATCATCTCTAGTTCGATGTCATTGACATTACTTTTGCCAGTTATTATTTGTCAGATATTAATTgacttaaattttgaaaattgctCGAGTTTTTCTCAAAGCTAAAATATCGCTctgtgattcatgattcattttaTTCATTCTAACGAGGTATCATTTGATCAAGTGTTACACAAATCAAATGCGGAAGACGTAAATCTCATCGATAAGTACACAGATGACTGAGTTCTTTCAAACTGTTATACCATACAATATTGTATATAATCATAAGAGCTGAAattgaatgtttgaaaatatgAGAAAATATGAGAAAATATGGAAGAGCATCTCTGGGTAAAACAGGCAGTGGGGGTAAAATATTTAACTGGTCAATTACATATTTATGTTGACGGGTAGCCCTCCAATATGTTATTCCATGAAATTTGAACCACTTTATTACATTGTAAACTTGTCAAAAGAGGAAAATGTGAATGAATACCGAAAATTTGGAGAGATTCTGCATACGGATGTATTACTGCGCCTTCTATATCAATAATTTTAAGtgttttgattttaaaatttgattcgTTGGTTATATGTCAGTAGATAAGCTAGCATCGAAGTGATTTTAGGACCTTTTTTTTGTGGCTGCAAAATCTTCGAAGATTCAAGCCTATGGGGTAGGAGGAACCCTTTTATTAAGGACAAGACGGATAATGAAAAGTAATGATGGAAAAAGCATCCAACTCGCCCTCTTTCTTCCTATTTGTTCGTTTATACAATTTCTGAACAAACGATAAGAAAAGTTTTATTAGTTCACTTGTTTGAAttgaagagactttaaactttgcagttcaatcGCCTCTAAATGagaaaaaggaaatttttttttgtagcgcGCGATAAATTTCCACGCATATTACATTACCTGTCCGGCTTACCTCCATCATATGCAGTTTCACCCACACcgcaaaaatgttcaacttgaaggtttatttaaaaaacagaacctttttttttatttatttcaccgATTAACTtggaaaacagtatattgaaccaCAGATAACTATTTCTAAAGATACAATCGAAGTTTTTATTAACATATCCGTCTTACCCCTATTTCATCTCCTCACGACATAAAGTTCGATTGCGGCACAAATCGCATAGGAACTCGATTAAAAggatataactttttttgtgatGCTACCGGTTTCGCAACCGTTACATACGATTGAATTGAAAATATTGTTGTATGAGGTATCGGcacatgaaaaaatttaaataaatgatTGCGAAAATTCTTCAATGAAAACATCACTTTACCATAATTATTTTCGGAAGTGTTAACGATTTGGCTGAATGACGAGTAGTCATTCATTTACGACAATCGGAAAGCTACAACAATATTTGAATCCTTTTAGAGGGGGTGTCACCGACAAGAAATGTAAATTAGAACATCATAAGAAGCGTCACGTCCCGAAGCTTGTCAAGAAACATTCGACAGAATTGAATTTGGATCCGCCATATTCGCCGGATATTGTTCCTCCgggctgaatttattcaaagtGTGTTGCGTCTTTATCTAGTACTGTAACTAGTACTGTACTGTAATGCACAAataatattactttattgtggaTGCAGAGTTTCTTTATGACGGCAATATCATTGTAATGGACGCGATCCACATCCACAATTTCGTTCGAAAATATAACGGAATTTATGTTGTCATCGAGAAATGAAAATCAAAAGTTGAATTGTCGAGTTGCGCATTatctaattatattttttttacactctCTGACTGAAAAACTAAAGAAACAAAATAATTGGGTGATTTTAGTGAGTTTAAGTCACATGGAAATAAAGAATACAATGCTTTAGACCTTGAAGATTCGAGAAGTTTGACATCTCTTACTGGAGAACTATGACAGTACATTTTTAAACTTTAAACTATATTTTTGCAATCATCTAtgagatattatttttcacCTGGCCAacggtttctggagaattttTTCTCACAGTTTTGAGGAATTTGATGGTCAGAATCCGCCGAATTTGACTCAAATATTACAATCCACAAGGTTGGGCTTTTTTATCACTGATTTCGGTTCAAAATCTTGTCGGTGTCCTAAATCATCCGCTATATtcacctgatttggcacccttaaaaTCATTCTCTTTTCTTAAAAATTGAGATATAATTAAAATGCTTTTTCAATGACACTATCACAAATCACTATCAAACTGATATGAAGTGTATTGTGTATTGTATGTGGAAACTACTGGAAACTACTTTTAATATCATAGAATATCATAGAATATTATGTCGTTGTGTTGTTAGTTACAAAAGTTGTGTCACTTACATCACGTTGTCATGAAACTTCTACAAGTATCGTTTTGATGATGTTACCATTGAAATTGAAcagtttcttaaaaaaaatcctcgATAAGAACACACAACGCTCAGTTCGTGTTGGTCAGAGCCCGAATGCGAATGCGATTGGAAAACTCATTCCTTGTCACATGTTTAACGCAAACATCAATCATTGACCACATCTATCGACAGAATCGGTGCATACATAggtgaaaagaagaaaaaaatactgtaGTGTGTGAACACGACAATTAACCGTTTCTAAAGTGGGGCCTGGCCCGAAACACGCACAACGAGCAATCAATCCCCTCACGAATCAATTCGACAAATGATGCTCGCTCACAGCCGGCCCAATGAATTGGCACCGACTTAGTGACAAGCTCTCGCCGCTCAAAATGATGGCCTCATCGAAGAAGGTCGACTACGTCTCGTCGACGCCGACATCGACGGCCACACCGTCGTCCACCAGCCAGCCGGACAGTCTCGATCTGGACTACGATATGTGGCAGGGTCAGTTCGAGTTTGTCGGTCCCACGGTGGACCCGGCCGCCATCAGTCACAACAGCACAACAACCACCGGCGGCAGTACAGACCTCAGCCGTACCGCTTCATCTAGTCTGGAAGATTTACGCTTAAACGATTACATACCTCCCGATCAGCCGGTGCTGATCGACGAGGAAACCTTCCTGAGTCTCCATCCGAACGATTTTCCCCCGTCCGGGCCGCATTCCGGGTTCTATCTGGAAGAGTACGGCAGCGGAGAAACGCTCCCgttgaacaacaacaacaacaacaacctgaTCACAAACAACAATATACTCAACAACAAGCTCCTGAACAACAAAACGAACAATCTGATCAGTTCGGTGATCATCGAGGAGAAGAACGCCAAAAACAATCTCATTAACCACAACCTGAAGCTGATCAATGAGAATCCCGAGCTCGGGAATAAGTACATTTTGAAATCAAGTAACGGTAACAATAAAATGAGCGGCCTTATCAAAACCGACCTTTGTGATAATTTGAACGAACAAGTAAGTATGCGTGTGTGCGTATGGGTATTCTGATTTGCATTAGTGTAATTATTTTGTGGTGTGTAGCAGTTTACCAACGGATTCCAATGTgtacaaaaaataattcaacTTTCAGCTCTCTTGTACAATACTTGTGTATACATACAATATTTTCGCGTGTGTGGTTTTATAGGGATAGCTTTTGATCagatcaaatttaaatttaccaatcgaGTTTGCTAACGACTAACGGGCGGAAGGTGACTTAACTTTTGATTTACGCGTAATTCATCGTCAAATTGAAATTGATGATCCTCATCCTAACACGCAGTCATACGAGACCCGGTGCTTGGAGTAGCATTCCATCGTCATCGCCAATTAGATAGAAAAAAACGGGAAAACAGTGTTGTGAAACGGGGAAATTATGCCACCGAGCGCGTGCGTTGTGCAGTGCCAATAGTTGCCACGATGTGATTCAGTTGCTCTCGTTGACCGTGTTTCGTAGAATTTGGCTTAGTTTTGATTGCATTTCATATAACATCCTTGGTTGTGTCCCGGTCTGACTCAGAGTAACCAACATGTTTTATTAGGATGTGACTCATATGACTAACGTGTTTTCGTGTCTTTTCCCATTGCAGTTAGAGATACTACAACGACAAGTGACAAATCTGGCGGACACTCAGAACAATGTCGAGGATCGCACCAGCAGGACAAAGGCGGAATACGCCGTGCTTCAGGCCCGGTACCACATGCTGGAGGAACAATTGCGGGAGGTAAGTGATGGGCAGTAATTGGTATACGACTTGGTGGCTTTTATTTTCATACTACCTGGATTGGAAAATTCCTAGAAATAGTTCAGAAAATACATCGGAATTAATATCTTCGAACCACACTAATGTACCCAGAGGAACCTTGCCTCATTTGCCACAAtgcaaatcgaaaaaaaaattcttgacgaGAAATCTCCCGGCCGGCACGGGAATCAAACTCGAGTCCCTGACATGATAATGTATGACGCAAACCACTCAAAATTGATAACAATCCATTCAAATTTCTCTTAATGAATTGCAAAGTACTGTCATCCGGAGTCAAATTGATCAAACCTGCTATGGGAAAGAAACATTTCTTTTTGGAGCagttacttttttttatatgacaTGTTCAATAATTATCTGAAGGTTCTTTTCGTTAGTGGATCCCAACGAATCGCTTATGGATCAAGTTTCTGAGGAATGTGACCTTTTTATGGTCAGAACCAAATCATGCGACATTTCGAACTCCATAATTTTCAATATATCCTGAATAATCTCCGGATGACCTGTAAATCAAATATTGTGATATGAGAAAAACACGTCTAAACCTTTAGGTGGATTAAATCTGGATTTTGTATCCTCGAACCCTTGAGTTTAAATGACTGGAGGTAATGAAATCAGTGAATTTATATACATAGTTGTGCATATTACAAAAGAGAATCATAAAAAATAGATTGATCATTTTTACCCcaaatggttttaaaattttccgcTCAAAAGTTTCCAAATTAACGCTCACAGAAAAATTCCAACAAAAATTTTCATAACGTTTCGTGACCTTAGTGTCGATACcgggtttgaaaaaaaatgtgtaaaaatttaatacgaaatttcggaaatatttacatttttctgaaaagcgtGATTCAGGTTTACGCTACTTATTTTGTTTGAcaccaaattttcaaaaaaaaactggttttCGGTTTTTGGTGTAGCCATCAGAATCGTACTTAGGGAACGAGATTCGATTTACAATTAATCAAGAAATGTGCAACTCTTGATATGTACAAACTTCGAGTTTGAATCATTTCCCTTCCTAACAAAATGATGTTCTCATGGTAACTTTGAATTGGCCAATGCATCGCTAATAAATGGAattaggaaaatcgaaaaaaaaattcgatccaAAATGACTTAAAAACGTATAAAACGAAAATatctcgaaaacaaaattttggttgaaaatggaccttctgggacttagtctgagtgtcaatgaatgtatggaaaaaaattcatcttctgaatttcagctcaatcggaaatgatttaagggtgcctcaaaacacttaaagtttagattttttga
The Toxorhynchites rutilus septentrionalis strain SRP chromosome 2, ASM2978413v1, whole genome shotgun sequence genome window above contains:
- the LOC129764511 gene encoding rab11 family-interacting protein 4A isoform X1 — translated: MNWHRLSDKLSPLKMMASSKKVDYVSSTPTSTATPSSTSQPDSLDLDYDMWQGQFEFVGPTVDPAAISHNSTTTTGGSTDLSRTASSSLEDLRLNDYIPPDQPVLIDEETFLSLHPNDFPPSGPHSGFYLEEYGSGETLPLNNNNNNNLITNNNILNNKLLNNKTNNLISSVIIEEKNAKNNLINHNLKLINENPELGNKYILKSSNGNNKMSGLIKTDLCDNLNEQLEILQRQVTNLADTQNNVEDRTSRTKAEYAVLQARYHMLEEQLRESELRAEERLAEEQKRHRELLARVEREAKLQNENCQIRIRTIEMEANQLREEISRLRLQCDKQAADLHATEDKLEKTRDSLMAAQQELAEAKANEKKHKADKQAAEDLMVELGKECERLRSESGPALPTTSPESLRLEELHQEMDELRQKNKQLEEANEELQAVVLTKGVEEGRNLLNGASNSLAQELEAMSQNQDTVDSSTLASLTQLQTAFQDKEEENRRLKHYIETILLQVVEHYPQLLEVKAA
- the LOC129764511 gene encoding rab11 family-interacting protein 4A isoform X2, which produces MNWHRLSDKLSPLKMMASSKKVDYVSSTPTSTATPSSTSQPDSLDLDYDMWQGQFEFVGPTVDPAAISHNSTTTTGGSTDLSRTASSSLEDLRLNDYIPPDQPVLIDEETFLSLHPNDFPPSGPHSGFYLEEYGSGETLPLNNNNNNNLITNNNILNNKLLNNKTNNLISSVIIEEKNAKNNLINHNLKLINENPELGNKYILKSSNGNNKMSGLIKTDLCDNLNEQLEILQRQVTNLADTQNNVEDRTSRTKAEYAVLQARYHMLEEQLRESELRAEERLAEEQKRHRELLARVEREAKLQNENCQIRIRTIEMEANQLREEISRLRLQCDKQAADLHATEDKLEKTRDSLMAAQQELAEAKANEKKHKADKQAAEDLMVELGKECERLRSESGPALPTTSPESLRLEELHQEMDELRQKNKQLEEANEELQAVVLTKGVEEGRNLLNGASNSLAQELEAMSQNQLQTAFQDKEEENRRLKHYIETILLQVVEHYPQLLEVKAA